One stretch of Eupeodes corollae chromosome 2, idEupCoro1.1, whole genome shotgun sequence DNA includes these proteins:
- the LOC129947621 gene encoding matrix metalloproteinase-2-like isoform X1 yields MSIFRIVIHFSGLLGALFLFDFGYGAPAGRNLPSMEVPPPKLINFMRRFGYLEPNPSDSEALYHEVAIIEAIRNIQKYGAINQTGELDRPTLQLLSSPRCGVPDIESQSRSRSKRYIIGARSWQKRKIRYYIANWSAKMQRDQIERDLEKAFNMWSRYNRLKFQRVDDTSADIIVGFGSSYHGDNYPFDGPGNILAHAFYPYEMGSYGGDIHFDEDENWVENSTNLSDGVDFYSVALHELGHSLGLAHSPVYSSIMFPYYKGPGQNVLDYDDVLAMYDLYVQRKLPGDDDKLETYTPRSRSTSTTPSQFEETTEITLEVSTTTREDIQFTYEGDFETVGNHKKKYSTNMIWISTGATTKIPKKIRPIAPGSHICQGHFDAVSLIKGSIYIFKGKYVWRVTPRYTIDSDYPKPIYEMLPFLPENTQSIDAVYERFDGASVYFTGKIYWIYDGQGLIENSPRNLTDFISTATNVTKIDAAMVWPKNNMTYIFAGNQFWKINETNRRFEDNFSKPMQRWIGIPNNIDATATLANGKTYFFKDNLYWLYNNKFIRPERGYPRRASTAWLGCLPTTEKTKLRNSNTTILFI; encoded by the exons ATTCAGAATTGTAATTCATTTTAGCGGTCTACTTggagctttatttttgtttgattttggaTATGGTGCTCCAGCTGGAAGAAATCTTCCAAGTATGGAGGTTCCTCCACCAAAACTT atAAATTTTATGAGACGATTTGGGTACTTAGAACCAAACCCAAGTGATTCTGAAGCTCTCTATCATGAAGTTGCAATAATCGAAGCTATTaggaatatacaaaaatatggagCAATTAACCAGACCGGCGAACTCGACAGGCCTACATTGcaa TTATTATCATCACCGCGTTGCGGAGTACCAGACATAGAATCTCAATCCCGATCCAGATCGAAACGTTACATTATCGGTGCGAGATCTTGGCAGAAACGCAAAATTAGATACTA CATAGCTAATTGGTCAGCCAAAATGCAGAGGGACCAAATCGAACGAGATTTGGAAAAAGCCTTTAACATGTGGTCTCGCTATAACCGACTGAAATTCCAGCGTGTAGATGACACATCGGCAGACATTATAGTTGGATTTGGAAGTTCCTATCATGGAGATAA CTATCCCTTTGATGGCCCTGGAAACATTTTGGCTCATGCATTTTATCCTTATGAAATGGGTTCTTATGGAGGTGATATACACTTTGATGAGGATGAGAATTGGGTAGAAAATTCAACGAACTTATCGGATGGGGTGGATTTCTATTCAGTTGCATTGCACGAATTAGGACATAGCCTGGGATTGGCTCATTCTCCAGTTTATTCATCGATTATGTTTCCCTACTACAAAGGTCCTGGTCAAAATGTTCTGGATTATGATGATGTCTTGGCTATGTACGATCTTtatg TTCAGAGAAAATTACCAGGCGATGACGACAAATTAGAAACATACACTCCAAGATCAAGATCAACTTCAACCACACCATCGCAATTTGAAGAAACAACTGAGATAACATTGGAAGTGTCGACGACGACTAGAGAAGACATCCAGTTCACATATGAGGGTGACTTTGAAACAGTTGGAAATCATAAG aaaaagtacTCTACAAACATGATTTGGATAAGCACTGGAGCAACTACCAAAATCCCTAAAAAAATCCGACCCATAGCCCCGGGAAGCCATATCTGCCAAGGTCATTTTGATGCAGTCTCACTCATAAAGGGCTCTATTTATATCTTCAAGGGCAAATACGTTTGGAGAGTTACACCAAGGTACACCATCGACAGCGACTATCCAAAGCCGATTTATGAAATGTTACCATTTCTGCCGGAAAATACTCAAAGCATCGATGCGGTATATGAGCGTTTTGATGGAGCGTCAGTTTATTTTACAG GTAAAATCTATTGGATTTATGATGGTCAAGGACTCATAGAAAATAGCCCAAGGAATCTCACGGATTTTATTTCAACAGCTACAAATGTAACCAAAATAGATGCAGCAATGGTCTGGC CTAAAAACAATATGACCTACATCTTTGCGGGGaatcaattttggaaaataaacgAAACAAATAGGAgatttgaagacaatttttcaaAGCCCATGCAAAGATGGATTGGAATACCAAATAACATCGATGCAACTGCAACTCTTGCAAATg GCAAAACATATTTCTTCAAGGACAATTTATATTGGCTCTATAACAACAAATTCATACGCCCCGAACGTGGCTATCCACGTCGAGCGTCCACAGCATGGCTAGGATGTTTACCGACCACAGAGAAAACAAAACTGAGGAATTCAAATACaacgattttgtttatttag
- the LOC129947621 gene encoding matrix metalloproteinase-2-like isoform X2, whose amino-acid sequence MSIFRIVIHFSGLLGALFLFDFGYGAPAGRNLPSMEVPPPKLINFMRRFGYLEPNPSDSEALYHEVAIIEAIRNIQKYGAINQTGELDRPTLQLLSSPRCGVPDIESQSRSRSKRYIIGARSWQKRKIRYYIANWSAKMQRDQIERDLEKAFNMWSRYNRLKFQRVDDTSADIIVGFGSSYHGDNYPFDGPGNILAHAFYPYEMGSYGGDIHFDEDENWVENSTNLSDGVDFYSVALHELGHSLGLAHSPVYSSIMFPYYKGPGQNVLDYDDVLAMYDLYVQRKLPGDDDKLETYTPRSRSTSTTPSQFEETTEITLEVSTTTREDIQFTYEGDFETVGNHKKKYSTNMIWISTGATTKIPKKIRPIAPGSHICQGHFDAVSLIKGSIYIFKGKYVWRVTPRYTIDSDYPKPIYEMLPFLPENTQSIDAVYERFDGASVYFTGKIYWIYDGQGLIENSPRNLTDFISTATNVTKIDAAMVWRS is encoded by the exons ATTCAGAATTGTAATTCATTTTAGCGGTCTACTTggagctttatttttgtttgattttggaTATGGTGCTCCAGCTGGAAGAAATCTTCCAAGTATGGAGGTTCCTCCACCAAAACTT atAAATTTTATGAGACGATTTGGGTACTTAGAACCAAACCCAAGTGATTCTGAAGCTCTCTATCATGAAGTTGCAATAATCGAAGCTATTaggaatatacaaaaatatggagCAATTAACCAGACCGGCGAACTCGACAGGCCTACATTGcaa TTATTATCATCACCGCGTTGCGGAGTACCAGACATAGAATCTCAATCCCGATCCAGATCGAAACGTTACATTATCGGTGCGAGATCTTGGCAGAAACGCAAAATTAGATACTA CATAGCTAATTGGTCAGCCAAAATGCAGAGGGACCAAATCGAACGAGATTTGGAAAAAGCCTTTAACATGTGGTCTCGCTATAACCGACTGAAATTCCAGCGTGTAGATGACACATCGGCAGACATTATAGTTGGATTTGGAAGTTCCTATCATGGAGATAA CTATCCCTTTGATGGCCCTGGAAACATTTTGGCTCATGCATTTTATCCTTATGAAATGGGTTCTTATGGAGGTGATATACACTTTGATGAGGATGAGAATTGGGTAGAAAATTCAACGAACTTATCGGATGGGGTGGATTTCTATTCAGTTGCATTGCACGAATTAGGACATAGCCTGGGATTGGCTCATTCTCCAGTTTATTCATCGATTATGTTTCCCTACTACAAAGGTCCTGGTCAAAATGTTCTGGATTATGATGATGTCTTGGCTATGTACGATCTTtatg TTCAGAGAAAATTACCAGGCGATGACGACAAATTAGAAACATACACTCCAAGATCAAGATCAACTTCAACCACACCATCGCAATTTGAAGAAACAACTGAGATAACATTGGAAGTGTCGACGACGACTAGAGAAGACATCCAGTTCACATATGAGGGTGACTTTGAAACAGTTGGAAATCATAAG aaaaagtacTCTACAAACATGATTTGGATAAGCACTGGAGCAACTACCAAAATCCCTAAAAAAATCCGACCCATAGCCCCGGGAAGCCATATCTGCCAAGGTCATTTTGATGCAGTCTCACTCATAAAGGGCTCTATTTATATCTTCAAGGGCAAATACGTTTGGAGAGTTACACCAAGGTACACCATCGACAGCGACTATCCAAAGCCGATTTATGAAATGTTACCATTTCTGCCGGAAAATACTCAAAGCATCGATGCGGTATATGAGCGTTTTGATGGAGCGTCAGTTTATTTTACAG GTAAAATCTATTGGATTTATGATGGTCAAGGACTCATAGAAAATAGCCCAAGGAATCTCACGGATTTTATTTCAACAGCTACAAATGTAACCAAAATAGATGCAGCAATGGTCTGGCGTAg CTAA